A region from the Salidesulfovibrio onnuriiensis genome encodes:
- the phoU gene encoding phosphate signaling complex protein PhoU — MEQRAHFTKKLEELKLMVLRMAALSETAVHRAIKSFLEGDSDLAEDVIQGDCAINDLEDDIDNFNLELLALDQPMAIDLRTIIGSQRITVNLERLGDEAVNLSHRAIFLSSRPPLPFNPMLEELGNVAKQMLADSLKAFVDGDVALAHHVCRTDDTADSLNVRILKELIGDMVRESRIVERGVHCIIAARHLERVADLATNIAESVVFVVEGDSMKHQCRG, encoded by the coding sequence ATGGAGCAGAGAGCTCATTTCACGAAGAAGCTTGAGGAACTCAAGCTCATGGTGCTGCGTATGGCGGCGCTTTCCGAGACGGCCGTGCACAGGGCCATCAAGTCTTTCCTTGAGGGCGACAGCGACCTGGCCGAGGATGTCATCCAGGGCGACTGCGCCATCAACGACCTGGAGGACGACATCGACAATTTCAACCTGGAGCTCTTGGCCCTGGACCAGCCCATGGCCATTGACCTGCGCACCATCATCGGCTCGCAGCGCATCACCGTGAACCTGGAGCGTCTGGGCGACGAGGCCGTGAACCTCTCCCACCGCGCCATCTTCCTCAGCTCCCGGCCGCCCCTGCCCTTCAACCCCATGCTGGAGGAGCTGGGCAACGTGGCCAAGCAGATGCTGGCCGATTCCCTGAAGGCCTTTGTGGACGGGGACGTCGCCCTGGCGCATCATGTCTGCCGCACCGACGACACCGCCGACTCCCTCAATGTCCGCATCCTCAAGGAGCTTATCGGCGACATGGTCCGCGAGTCCCGCATCGTGGAGCGCGGCGTGCACTGCATCATCGCGGCCCGCCACCTGGAGCGCGTGGCCGACCTGGCCACCAACATCGCCGAGTCCGTGGTCTTCGTGGTCGAGGGCGACAGCATGAAACACCAGTGCCGCGGCTAG